The following proteins are co-located in the Cupriavidus pauculus genome:
- the hisC gene encoding histidinol-phosphate transaminase, translating to MAAVDPSLIEHIIRDDVRAMGAYHVADSHGLVKLDAMENPYRLPPALRAELAARLGEVALNRYPVPSSEALRAQLKRVMQVPAGMDVMLGNGSDELISILSLAASRPGAKVMAPVPGFVMYAMSAQFAGLDFVGVPLRADFTLDRAAMLAAMAEHKPAIIYLAYPNNPTGNLFDAADMEAIVRAAQGPVCQSLVVVDEAYQPFAQESWMARLTEFGNLLVMRTVSKLGLAGIRLGYMAGSPDWLAQLDKVRPPYNVNVLTEATALFALEHVAVLDEQAAQLRAERARLADAMAALPGVTVFPSAANFLLVRVPDAAQTFDRVLARKVLIKNVSRMHALLANCLRVTVSTPEENAQFLEAFAASLQD from the coding sequence ATGGCAGCCGTAGATCCATCCCTGATCGAACACATCATCCGTGACGACGTGCGCGCCATGGGCGCCTATCACGTGGCCGATTCGCACGGACTGGTGAAGCTCGATGCGATGGAGAACCCGTACCGGCTGCCGCCCGCGCTGCGCGCGGAACTGGCCGCGCGGCTGGGCGAGGTGGCGCTGAACCGCTACCCGGTGCCGAGCAGCGAGGCGCTGCGCGCGCAACTGAAGCGCGTGATGCAGGTGCCGGCCGGCATGGACGTCATGCTGGGCAATGGTTCGGACGAACTGATCAGCATCCTTTCGCTGGCCGCGTCGCGCCCCGGCGCCAAGGTGATGGCCCCGGTGCCGGGTTTCGTCATGTACGCGATGTCGGCCCAGTTTGCCGGCCTGGACTTTGTCGGCGTGCCGCTGCGCGCCGATTTCACGCTGGACCGCGCGGCGATGCTGGCGGCGATGGCCGAGCACAAGCCGGCCATCATCTACCTGGCCTACCCGAACAACCCGACCGGCAACCTGTTCGATGCCGCGGACATGGAGGCCATCGTCCGGGCGGCGCAGGGCCCGGTGTGCCAGAGCCTGGTGGTCGTCGACGAGGCTTACCAGCCGTTCGCGCAGGAAAGCTGGATGGCGCGGCTGACCGAGTTCGGCAACCTTCTGGTCATGCGCACGGTGTCCAAACTTGGCCTGGCCGGCATCCGGCTGGGCTACATGGCCGGGTCGCCCGACTGGCTGGCGCAGCTGGACAAGGTGCGGCCGCCGTACAACGTCAACGTGCTGACCGAGGCCACGGCGCTGTTCGCGCTGGAACACGTGGCGGTGCTGGACGAGCAGGCCGCGCAGCTGCGCGCCGAGCGCGCCCGGCTGGCCGACGCCATGGCGGCACTGCCCGGCGTGACGGTGTTCCCGAGCGCGGCCAACTTCCTCCTGGTGCGCGTGCCGGATGCGGCACAGACGTTCGATCGGGTGCTGGCGCGGAAGGTATTGATCAAGAACGTGAGTAGAATGCACGCATTGCTGGCCAACTGTCTGCGCGTGACGGTCAGCACGCCCGAAGAAAACGCGCAGTTTCTTGAGGCGTTTGCCGCCTCATTGCAGGATTAA
- a CDS encoding ABC transporter ATP-binding protein, with protein sequence MKAIEITDVRKRYRNLQALKGVSFSVERGEFFGLLGPNGAGKTTLISILAGLNRADSGQVSVLGHDVVDDYRMARRMLGVVPQELVFDPFFTVRETLRLQSGYFGLARNDDWIDEIMANLDLTNKADSNMRQLSGGMKRRVLVAQALVHRPPVIVLDEPTAGVDVELRQTLWKFISRLNREGHTIILTTHYLEEAEALCDRIAMLKFGEVVALDRTSSLLNQFAGLQLVLTLSKGTLPAELEALRTPANPGERAHRLRLSGYEAVEPILAALRAAGCEIEDMEISKADLEDVFVQIMRREGEMPGRTPNAAMEAAA encoded by the coding sequence ATGAAAGCCATCGAAATCACCGATGTCCGCAAGCGCTACCGCAATCTGCAGGCGCTCAAGGGCGTCAGTTTCAGCGTCGAGCGCGGCGAGTTCTTCGGCCTGCTCGGTCCCAACGGCGCCGGCAAGACCACGCTGATCTCGATCCTGGCGGGGCTGAACCGCGCCGATTCGGGCCAGGTCAGCGTGCTGGGCCACGACGTGGTGGACGACTACCGGATGGCGCGCCGCATGCTGGGCGTGGTGCCGCAGGAGCTGGTGTTCGATCCGTTCTTCACGGTGCGCGAGACGCTGCGGCTGCAGTCCGGCTACTTCGGCCTGGCGCGCAACGACGACTGGATCGACGAGATCATGGCCAACCTGGACCTGACCAACAAAGCCGACAGCAACATGCGCCAGCTCTCGGGCGGCATGAAGCGCCGCGTGCTGGTGGCCCAGGCGCTGGTGCACCGCCCGCCGGTGATCGTGCTGGACGAACCCACCGCCGGCGTGGACGTGGAACTGCGCCAGACGCTCTGGAAGTTCATCTCGCGGCTGAACCGCGAGGGCCACACCATCATCCTGACCACCCACTACCTGGAAGAAGCCGAGGCGCTGTGCGACCGCATCGCCATGCTGAAGTTTGGCGAGGTGGTGGCGCTGGACCGCACCAGCAGCCTGCTGAACCAGTTCGCGGGGCTGCAACTGGTGCTGACATTGTCGAAGGGTACGCTGCCGGCCGAGCTGGAAGCGCTGCGCACGCCGGCCAACCCGGGCGAACGCGCCCACCGGCTGCGGCTGTCCGGCTACGAGGCCGTGGAGCCCATCCTGGCCGCGCTGCGCGCCGCCGGCTGCGAGATCGAGGACATGGAAATCAGCAAGGCCGACCTGGAGGACGTTTTCGTGCAGATCATGCGCCGCGAGGGCGAAATGCCCGGCCGCACGCCGAACGCCGCCATGGAGGCCGCGGCATGA
- a CDS encoding ABC transporter permease produces the protein MKNPADIKVNEQHDAQRIAAMAVGGFVGFRTLLYKEVLRFWKVAFQTVAAPVLTAVLYLLIFGHVLEDRVRVYDQISYTAFLVPGLVMMSVLQNAFANSSSSLIQSKITGNLVFILLPPLSHWEMFGAYVVASIIRGLCVGLGVLLVTAWFAHLHFAHPLWILVFGLAGAGILGTLGLIAGIWAEKFDQLAAFQNFLIMPATFLSGVFYSIHSLPPFWQAVSHANPFFYMIDGFRFGFFGVSDVPPLQSLAVVVVAFAVLATLAMRLLRKGYKLRH, from the coding sequence ATGAAGAATCCGGCCGATATCAAGGTGAACGAGCAGCACGACGCCCAGCGCATCGCGGCGATGGCCGTGGGGGGCTTTGTCGGCTTTCGCACGCTGCTGTACAAGGAAGTGTTGCGCTTCTGGAAGGTGGCCTTCCAGACCGTGGCGGCGCCGGTGCTGACCGCCGTGCTGTACCTGCTGATCTTCGGGCACGTGCTGGAAGACCGCGTGCGCGTCTACGACCAGATCAGCTACACCGCGTTCCTGGTGCCGGGGCTGGTGATGATGAGCGTGCTGCAGAACGCGTTCGCCAACAGCTCGTCGTCGCTGATCCAGTCCAAGATCACCGGCAACCTGGTGTTCATCCTGCTGCCGCCGCTGTCGCACTGGGAAATGTTTGGCGCCTACGTGGTGGCGTCGATCATCCGCGGGCTCTGCGTGGGCCTGGGCGTGCTGCTGGTGACGGCGTGGTTTGCACACCTGCATTTCGCGCATCCGCTCTGGATCCTGGTCTTCGGGCTGGCCGGCGCGGGCATCCTGGGGACGCTGGGCCTGATCGCCGGCATCTGGGCCGAGAAGTTCGACCAGCTCGCAGCGTTTCAGAATTTTCTGATCATGCCGGCGACGTTCCTGTCCGGCGTGTTCTATTCGATCCACTCCTTGCCGCCGTTCTGGCAGGCCGTGTCGCATGCCAACCCGTTCTTCTACATGATCGACGGTTTCCGCTTTGGCTTCTTCGGCGTGTCCGACGTGCCGCCGCTGCAGAGCCTGGCCGTGGTGGTCGTGGCGTTCGCGGTGCTGGCCACGCTGGCGATGCGCCTGCTGCGCAAGGGTTACAAGCTGCGGCACTGA
- the hisG gene encoding ATP phosphoribosyltransferase: MSPAFNASPNQLTLALSKGRIFTETLPLLAAAGIEVTEDPDTSRKLILPTSDPAVRVIIVRASDVPTYVQYGAADFGVAGKDVLMEHGMTGLYAPIDLNIARCRMSVAVPAGFDYANAVRQGARLAVATKYVQTAREHFAKKGVHVDLIKLYGSMELGPLVGLSDAIVDLVSTGGTLRANNLVEVEEIVQISSRLVVNQAALKLKRERLAPILDAFERASAALA; the protein is encoded by the coding sequence ATGAGCCCCGCTTTCAATGCCTCGCCCAACCAGCTCACGCTGGCGCTGTCCAAGGGCCGCATCTTTACCGAAACGCTGCCGCTGCTGGCGGCGGCCGGCATCGAGGTGACCGAAGACCCGGACACCTCGCGCAAGCTGATCCTGCCCACGTCGGACCCGGCGGTGCGCGTGATCATCGTGCGCGCGTCGGACGTGCCGACGTACGTGCAGTACGGCGCGGCCGACTTCGGGGTGGCCGGCAAAGACGTGCTGATGGAGCACGGCATGACCGGCCTGTACGCGCCGATCGACCTGAACATCGCGCGCTGCCGCATGTCGGTGGCGGTGCCGGCCGGCTTTGACTACGCCAACGCGGTGCGCCAGGGCGCGCGGCTGGCCGTGGCCACCAAGTACGTGCAGACCGCGCGCGAGCACTTTGCCAAGAAGGGCGTGCACGTGGACCTGATCAAGCTGTACGGATCGATGGAGCTGGGGCCGCTCGTGGGGCTGTCGGACGCCATCGTCGACCTGGTCAGCACCGGCGGCACGCTGCGCGCGAACAACCTCGTGGAAGTGGAGGAGATCGTGCAGATCTCGTCGCGGCTGGTGGTCAACCAGGCCGCACTGAAACTCAAGCGGGAGCGGCTGGCGCCGATCCTGGACGCATTCGAACGGGCCTCGGCGGCGCTCGCCTGA
- a CDS encoding MlaA family lipoprotein: MSTVQRLTAALAAALALAGCATGPNANPADPLEPFNRGVSTFNDNVDKYALKPVAETYQDYIPSPVRTAVGNFFSNVSDVYSAANNLLQGKPSRAAEDTMRVAINSVLGIGGLIDIATPAGLPKYKEDFGQTMGVWGVPAGPYLVLPLFGPSSVRDASGMVVDRFMDPTSYISPWYARLSVSTVRVVDGRAQLLGATSLIEAAALDKYAFLRDAYMQRRQYLIHDGSPPSQDDENQPAPATPAPEGGDAAAGKTTG; the protein is encoded by the coding sequence ATGAGTACCGTGCAACGCCTGACCGCGGCCCTGGCGGCCGCGCTGGCCCTGGCTGGCTGCGCCACGGGCCCCAATGCCAATCCGGCTGACCCGCTGGAGCCGTTCAACCGCGGCGTGTCGACGTTCAATGACAACGTCGACAAGTACGCGCTGAAGCCGGTGGCGGAGACCTACCAGGACTACATCCCGTCGCCGGTGCGCACGGCGGTGGGCAACTTCTTCTCGAATGTCAGCGACGTCTACTCGGCCGCCAACAACCTGCTGCAGGGCAAGCCCTCGCGGGCGGCGGAAGACACGATGCGCGTGGCGATCAACAGCGTGCTGGGCATCGGCGGGCTGATCGACATCGCCACGCCGGCCGGCCTGCCCAAGTACAAGGAAGACTTCGGCCAGACCATGGGCGTCTGGGGCGTGCCCGCCGGCCCGTACCTGGTGCTGCCGCTGTTCGGGCCCAGCAGCGTGCGCGACGCGTCGGGCATGGTCGTGGACCGCTTCATGGACCCGACCAGCTATATTTCCCCGTGGTACGCCCGCCTGTCGGTGTCGACGGTGCGCGTGGTGGACGGCCGGGCCCAGTTGCTGGGCGCCACGAGCCTGATCGAGGCCGCCGCGCTGGACAAGTACGCCTTCCTGCGCGATGCGTACATGCAGCGCCGCCAGTATCTGATCCACGACGGCAGTCCGCCGTCGCAGGATGACGAGAACCAGCCGGCGCCGGCCACGCCCGCGCCCGAGGGTGGCGACGCGGCGGCCGGCAAGACCACCGGCTGA
- a CDS encoding STAS domain-containing protein has protein sequence MPSLGTSLTNRNAAAVLRDGLSRVHQGDVAVDCSALIQLDSSAVAVLLAWQRAAAQHGQSLAIGGASPQLRSLASLYGVDGLLGLAAPAAHPEHHHHRH, from the coding sequence ATGCCTTCCCTTGGCACCTCGCTGACCAACCGCAACGCCGCCGCCGTGCTGCGTGACGGGCTGTCGCGCGTGCATCAGGGGGACGTGGCGGTCGACTGCAGCGCGCTGATCCAGCTGGACTCGTCGGCCGTTGCCGTGCTGCTGGCCTGGCAGCGGGCCGCCGCCCAGCACGGGCAGTCCCTGGCGATCGGCGGCGCCTCGCCGCAACTGCGGTCGCTGGCCAGCCTGTACGGCGTCGACGGCCTGCTTGGCCTGGCCGCCCCGGCCGCCCACCCGGAACACCACCACCACCGACATTGA
- a CDS encoding YchE family NAAT transporter, producing MDTLKSFISLLALINPIGAIPFFISLTSQQTEAEKLRTIKTASIAVAIVVGLAALLGQQIIEFFNISVASLQVGGGLIMIMMAMNMLNAQTGRTKATPEEEDEAEAKTSIAVVPLALPLLTGPGSISTVIVYAGKTHHWYELLILVAIGAVLGLVVYGTFRAADPIARVVGRTGINIGTRLMGLILSALAVEFIVDGLKTLLPVLKS from the coding sequence ATGGATACGCTCAAGTCTTTCATCTCGCTGCTGGCGCTGATCAACCCGATTGGGGCGATCCCGTTCTTCATCAGCCTGACCAGCCAGCAGACCGAGGCGGAAAAGCTGCGGACGATCAAGACGGCGTCGATTGCCGTGGCCATCGTGGTGGGCCTGGCGGCGCTGCTGGGCCAGCAGATCATCGAGTTCTTCAATATCTCGGTGGCGTCGCTGCAGGTGGGCGGCGGGCTGATCATGATCATGATGGCCATGAACATGCTGAACGCCCAGACCGGCCGCACCAAGGCCACGCCGGAGGAAGAGGACGAGGCCGAGGCCAAGACCAGCATCGCGGTGGTGCCGCTGGCGCTGCCGCTGCTGACCGGGCCGGGGTCGATCAGCACGGTCATCGTCTACGCCGGCAAGACGCACCACTGGTACGAGCTGCTGATCCTGGTGGCGATTGGCGCGGTGCTGGGGCTGGTGGTGTATGGCACGTTCCGTGCGGCGGATCCCATCGCGCGGGTGGTTGGCAGGACCGGGATCAATATCGGCACGCGCCTGATGGGGTTGATCCTGTCTGCGCTGGCCGTCGAATTCATCGTGGACGGGCTGAAGACATTGTTGCCTGTTTTGAAATCATGA
- the hisD gene encoding histidinol dehydrogenase, translating to MNETDMENLSIRRLDSTEPGFAGALRQVLAFEAAEDEAIDRAAADILADVRRRGDEAVLEYTRRFDRVEAASMGALELSQSQLEAALEDLEPKRRAALEAAAARVRAYHEKQKIECGSHSWEYTEADGTMLGQKVTPLDRVGLYVPGGKAAYPSSVLMNAIPARVAGVKEVIMVVPTPGGVRNELVLAAAQIAGVDRVFTIGGAQAVGALAFGTATLPQVDKIVGPGNAYVAAAKRRVFGTVGIDMIAGPSEILVICDGTTEPDWVAMDLFSQAEHDELAQSILLCPDDAYLRRVEESIQRLLPTMPRRDVIAASLAGRGALVKVRDMEEACEIANAIAPEHLEISAENPRQWSEKIRHAGAIFLGRYTSESLGDYCAGPNHVLPTSRTARFSSPLGVYDFQKRSSLIEVSEGGAQMLGQIAAELAYGEGLQAHARSAEYRFKR from the coding sequence ATGAACGAAACGGATATGGAAAACCTGTCGATCCGTCGGCTCGACTCGACCGAGCCCGGTTTTGCCGGGGCGCTGCGCCAGGTGCTGGCCTTCGAGGCCGCCGAGGACGAGGCCATCGACCGCGCCGCGGCCGATATCCTGGCCGACGTGCGCCGCCGTGGCGACGAGGCCGTGCTGGAGTACACGCGCCGGTTCGACCGCGTGGAAGCCGCGTCGATGGGCGCGCTGGAACTGTCGCAGTCGCAGCTGGAAGCCGCGCTGGAAGACCTGGAGCCCAAGCGCCGCGCCGCGCTGGAGGCCGCCGCGGCCCGCGTGCGCGCCTATCACGAGAAGCAGAAGATCGAGTGCGGCAGCCATAGCTGGGAATACACCGAAGCCGACGGCACGATGCTGGGCCAGAAGGTGACCCCGCTGGACCGCGTGGGCCTGTACGTGCCCGGCGGCAAGGCGGCCTATCCGTCGTCGGTGCTGATGAACGCGATCCCGGCCCGCGTGGCCGGCGTCAAGGAAGTCATCATGGTCGTGCCCACGCCGGGTGGCGTGCGCAACGAGCTGGTGCTGGCCGCCGCGCAGATCGCCGGCGTGGACCGCGTGTTCACGATCGGCGGGGCACAGGCCGTGGGCGCGCTGGCCTTCGGCACGGCCACGCTGCCGCAGGTGGACAAGATCGTCGGTCCGGGCAATGCCTACGTGGCGGCGGCCAAGCGCCGCGTGTTCGGCACGGTGGGCATCGACATGATCGCCGGGCCGTCCGAGATCCTGGTGATCTGCGACGGCACGACCGAACCCGACTGGGTGGCCATGGACCTGTTCTCGCAGGCCGAGCACGACGAACTGGCGCAGTCGATCCTGCTGTGCCCGGACGACGCCTACCTGCGGCGCGTGGAGGAAAGCATCCAGCGGCTGCTGCCGACGATGCCGCGCCGCGACGTCATCGCCGCGTCGCTGGCGGGGCGGGGCGCGCTGGTCAAGGTGCGCGACATGGAGGAAGCGTGCGAGATCGCCAACGCGATCGCGCCCGAGCATCTGGAGATTTCGGCCGAGAATCCGCGCCAGTGGAGCGAGAAGATCCGCCACGCGGGCGCGATCTTCCTGGGCCGCTACACCAGCGAGTCGCTGGGCGACTACTGTGCGGGGCCCAACCACGTGCTGCCTACCTCGCGCACCGCGCGCTTCTCGTCGCCGCTGGGCGTGTACGACTTCCAGAAGCGTTCGAGCCTGATCGAGGTCAGCGAGGGCGGCGCCCAGATGCTGGGGCAGATTGCCGCCGAACTGGCCTACGGCGAAGGGCTGCAGGCCCACGCCCGCAGCGCCGAGTACCGTTTCAAGCGTTAA
- a CDS encoding MlaC/ttg2D family ABC transporter substrate-binding protein produces MIKRLLLPFLTVVAFAGAGAAQAQTDAATPDGLVKSVVTDVMSTVQGDKDMQAGNIGKITQLVEQKILPHANFTRTTQIAMGRNWSKATPEQQKAITDEFKTLLIRTYAGAIAQIRDQKVQFRPYRGAADDTDATIRTQVINKGEPIQMDYRLEKTADGWKVYDINVLGAWLTEAYKGSFNTIANQQGVDGVIKTLQDRNRQLANAKS; encoded by the coding sequence ATGATCAAGCGATTGCTGCTCCCGTTCCTGACTGTCGTGGCCTTTGCCGGCGCTGGCGCCGCCCAGGCCCAGACCGATGCCGCCACGCCCGACGGCCTGGTCAAGTCCGTCGTGACCGACGTGATGTCGACCGTGCAGGGCGACAAGGACATGCAGGCCGGCAATATCGGCAAGATCACCCAGCTCGTCGAGCAGAAGATCCTGCCGCATGCCAACTTCACCCGCACCACGCAGATCGCCATGGGCCGCAACTGGTCCAAGGCCACGCCGGAACAGCAGAAGGCGATCACCGACGAGTTCAAGACGCTGCTGATCCGCACGTACGCCGGCGCCATTGCCCAGATCCGCGACCAGAAGGTGCAGTTCCGCCCGTACCGCGGTGCGGCTGACGATACCGACGCCACGATCCGCACGCAGGTCATCAACAAGGGCGAGCCGATCCAGATGGATTACCGCCTGGAGAAGACCGCCGACGGCTGGAAGGTGTACGACATCAACGTGCTGGGCGCCTGGCTGACCGAAGCCTACAAGGGCAGCTTCAACACGATCGCCAACCAGCAGGGCGTGGATGGCGTGATCAAGACGCTGCAGGACCGCAACCGCCAGCTGGCCAACGCCAAGAGCTGA
- the hisB gene encoding imidazoleglycerol-phosphate dehydratase HisB, producing MRVAEVTRNTSETQIRVSLNLDGTGRQKLASGVPFLDHMLDQIARHGMFDLEVEATGDTHIDDHHTVEDVGITLGQAVARAIGDKKGITRYGHSYVPLDECLSRVVIDFSGRPGLEFHVPFTRARVGTFDVDLTIEFFRGFVNHAGVTLHIDNLRGINAHHQCETVFKAFGRALRMAVELDARAANQIPSTKGSL from the coding sequence ATGCGTGTTGCAGAGGTCACCCGCAATACCTCGGAAACGCAGATCCGCGTTTCGCTGAACCTTGATGGCACCGGCCGCCAGAAGCTGGCCTCCGGCGTGCCGTTCCTCGACCACATGCTGGACCAGATCGCCCGCCACGGCATGTTCGACCTCGAGGTCGAGGCCACGGGCGACACCCATATCGACGACCACCACACGGTGGAGGATGTCGGCATCACGCTCGGCCAGGCCGTGGCGCGCGCCATCGGCGACAAGAAGGGCATCACCCGCTACGGCCACAGCTACGTGCCGCTGGACGAATGCCTGTCGCGCGTGGTGATCGATTTCTCGGGCCGTCCGGGCCTGGAATTCCACGTGCCGTTCACGCGCGCCCGGGTGGGCACCTTCGACGTCGACCTGACGATCGAGTTCTTCCGCGGTTTCGTCAACCACGCCGGCGTGACGCTCCATATCGACAACCTGCGTGGCATCAATGCCCACCATCAATGCGAAACGGTGTTCAAGGCCTTTGGCCGGGCACTGCGCATGGCGGTGGAGCTGGATGCGCGCGCGGCCAACCAGATTCCATCGACCAAGGGATCGCTCTGA
- the murA gene encoding UDP-N-acetylglucosamine 1-carboxyvinyltransferase, producing MDKFQIQGNGPLKGEVRVSGAKNAALPILCAGLLTADTVKLANVPDLQDTRTMLKLLRQMGMQADMVDGVATLNGADINSPEASYDLVKTMRASILVLGPLVARFGEARVSLPGGCGIGARPVDQHIKGLQAMGAEITIEHGFIHARASRLKGARVVTDMITVTGTENLLMAATLADGETILENAAREPEVTDLAELLVKMGARIDGIGTDRLIVQGVDKLHGAKHRVVADRIEAGTFLCAAAATLGEIVVRDVPPLILDAVLLKLRETGATIETGDDWIRLAMKQRPQAVSFRTSEYPAFPTDMQAQFMALNAVAEGTARITETIFENRFMHVQELNRLGANITAEGNTAVVTGVPRLSGASVMATDLRASASLVIAGLVADGETTIDRIYHLDRGYDRMENKLSAVGARIRRIG from the coding sequence ATGGACAAATTCCAGATCCAGGGCAACGGGCCGCTCAAGGGCGAGGTCCGCGTGTCGGGCGCCAAGAACGCCGCGCTGCCGATCCTGTGCGCCGGCCTGCTGACGGCCGACACCGTGAAGCTGGCCAACGTGCCCGACCTGCAGGACACGCGCACGATGCTCAAGCTGCTGCGCCAGATGGGCATGCAGGCCGACATGGTGGACGGCGTGGCCACGCTGAACGGCGCCGACATCAATTCGCCCGAGGCGTCGTACGACTTGGTGAAGACCATGCGGGCGTCGATTCTCGTGCTGGGGCCGCTGGTGGCCCGCTTTGGCGAGGCGCGCGTGTCGCTGCCCGGCGGCTGCGGCATTGGCGCGCGGCCGGTGGACCAGCACATCAAGGGCCTGCAGGCCATGGGCGCCGAGATCACGATCGAGCACGGCTTCATCCACGCCCGCGCCAGCCGCCTCAAGGGCGCCCGCGTGGTGACGGACATGATCACCGTGACCGGCACCGAGAACCTGCTGATGGCCGCCACGCTGGCCGACGGCGAGACCATCCTGGAGAACGCCGCGCGCGAGCCCGAGGTGACCGACCTGGCCGAGCTGCTGGTCAAGATGGGCGCCCGGATCGACGGCATCGGCACCGACCGCCTGATCGTGCAGGGCGTGGACAAGCTCCACGGCGCCAAGCACCGCGTGGTGGCCGACCGCATCGAGGCCGGCACGTTCCTGTGCGCGGCCGCCGCCACGCTGGGCGAGATCGTGGTGCGCGACGTGCCGCCGCTGATCCTGGACGCGGTGCTGCTCAAGCTGCGCGAGACCGGCGCCACGATCGAGACCGGCGACGACTGGATCCGCCTGGCGATGAAGCAGCGCCCGCAGGCCGTGAGCTTCCGGACGTCCGAGTACCCCGCCTTCCCGACCGACATGCAGGCCCAGTTCATGGCGCTGAACGCCGTGGCCGAGGGCACCGCGCGCATCACCGAGACGATCTTCGAGAACCGCTTCATGCACGTGCAGGAGCTGAACCGGCTGGGCGCCAACATCACGGCCGAGGGCAACACCGCCGTGGTGACCGGCGTGCCGCGGCTGTCGGGCGCCAGCGTGATGGCCACCGACCTGCGCGCGTCGGCCAGCCTGGTGATTGCCGGACTGGTGGCGGACGGCGAGACCACGATCGACCGGATCTACCACCTGGACCGTGGCTACGACCGCATGGAAAACAAGCTGTCGGCCGTCGGCGCCAGGATCCGCCGCATCGGCTGA
- a CDS encoding BolA family protein translates to MLPTPEQVRDYIAQGLPCDHLQVEGDGQHFFATIVSGEFEGKRLIQRHQRVYAALGDRMRAEIHALSMKTLTPAEWQAEAGK, encoded by the coding sequence ATGCTGCCTACTCCGGAACAAGTCAGGGATTACATTGCCCAAGGGTTGCCCTGCGACCATCTGCAAGTGGAAGGCGACGGCCAGCACTTCTTCGCCACCATCGTGAGCGGGGAATTCGAGGGCAAGCGCCTGATCCAGCGGCACCAGCGCGTCTACGCGGCGCTGGGCGACCGCATGCGCGCCGAGATCCATGCGCTGTCGATGAAGACGCTGACGCCGGCCGAATGGCAGGCCGAGGCCGGCAAGTAA